From Hymenobacter sedentarius, a single genomic window includes:
- a CDS encoding T9SS type A sorting domain-containing protein, protein MLRSYVFLLALLAFSFAAKAQTGAGFGFEYRPAAKVVEGMDTLRNAWAGGFNTPQFSTIDLNNDGQPDLFAFDHETNRCYTFLSVAAPGTAPGRRWRYAPEYESLFPADLQSWALLRDYDCDGRPDLFTYINGGEIRVFRNVLANGRPSFQLTTNQIRFSGTFSGTANLTIGGYNLPAIQDVNGDGKLDIMSYDFISASFIELYLNTSPGSCGAALTFTLTTDNYGGIQACGGCASYMFNGQQCFLARPNHTGGHSLLLLDLDGDGDQDLLDGRDNCPELVRLLNQGTALAPVLTQAGISASFPSAATPVHVPVFPAGYSFDANFDGRPDLVVAPNMLNNLADLVSFRNSVQLFENTAASGPPAFAYRPAGFLQNEMIDVSEGAAPTLGDLDGDGLPDLLIGNLADRVNNVYRATLTYYRNVGTRTQPVFSLVSRDYLGLSALNLEGLKPVLVDLNRDGAPDLAYSAWDRGTNLIYYILNTARAGQPVAFSAANAVSLKPQGAATTGVLPYAKGDMPCFTDVDNDGFVDLLIGTNEVREPGMALRYFRNRGQGSLDNAFVLVDNDFGRIRDATGARPFNLNPTVADFDGDGQPDLLTADATGLLRFFSNYRAQAGLFSERTDVLYNPLTSQYEPTRLGQEIYAHYGLAAADLNGDGAPELFVGTEAGGILSYGTRNRTVTATQPAAARALALSIYPNPATATATVETATATRVTVLDLTGRVVQTVGAAQRRHSLNLVGLAPGVYLVRAEGADGSAAVQRLLVQ, encoded by the coding sequence ATGCTTCGTTCATACGTTTTTTTGCTGGCGCTGCTGGCGTTTTCCTTCGCTGCAAAAGCACAGACCGGCGCCGGATTTGGGTTTGAATACCGGCCCGCCGCTAAGGTGGTGGAGGGCATGGATACCCTCCGCAATGCCTGGGCCGGCGGCTTCAACACGCCCCAGTTCAGTACCATCGACCTGAACAACGACGGGCAGCCCGACCTGTTTGCCTTCGACCACGAAACCAACCGCTGCTACACGTTTTTGAGCGTGGCCGCGCCGGGCACTGCGCCCGGCCGCCGCTGGCGCTATGCCCCCGAGTACGAATCCCTCTTTCCCGCTGACCTGCAAAGCTGGGCCCTGCTGCGCGACTACGACTGCGACGGCCGCCCCGATTTGTTCACCTACATCAACGGCGGCGAAATCCGGGTGTTTCGCAATGTGCTGGCCAACGGCCGGCCCAGCTTCCAGCTCACCACCAACCAGATACGGTTTTCCGGCACGTTCTCGGGCACGGCCAACCTCACCATTGGCGGCTATAACCTGCCCGCCATCCAGGACGTGAACGGCGATGGCAAGCTCGACATCATGAGCTACGATTTCATCAGCGCCTCCTTTATTGAGCTGTACCTCAACACCAGCCCGGGCAGCTGCGGCGCCGCCCTCACCTTCACCCTGACCACCGATAACTACGGCGGCATTCAGGCCTGCGGGGGCTGCGCCAGCTACATGTTCAACGGGCAGCAGTGTTTCTTGGCACGCCCTAACCACACCGGTGGTCATAGCCTGCTGCTGCTCGACCTCGATGGCGATGGCGACCAGGACCTGCTCGACGGCCGCGACAACTGCCCCGAGCTGGTGCGGCTGCTCAACCAGGGCACGGCCCTGGCGCCCGTGCTCACGCAGGCGGGCATCAGCGCGAGTTTTCCCTCGGCGGCCACGCCGGTGCACGTGCCGGTTTTCCCGGCTGGCTACTCCTTCGATGCCAACTTCGATGGCCGCCCCGACCTGGTAGTAGCACCCAACATGCTCAATAACCTCGCCGACTTGGTGAGCTTTCGCAATTCGGTGCAGCTATTTGAGAACACCGCCGCCAGCGGCCCACCGGCCTTCGCGTACCGCCCCGCCGGCTTCCTGCAAAACGAGATGATTGACGTGAGCGAAGGCGCCGCGCCCACCCTCGGCGACCTCGACGGCGACGGCCTGCCCGACCTGCTCATCGGTAACCTCGCCGACCGGGTCAATAATGTGTACCGGGCCACGCTCACGTACTACCGCAACGTGGGCACGCGCACCCAGCCGGTGTTCAGCCTCGTCAGCCGCGACTACCTGGGCCTCTCGGCGTTGAACCTCGAGGGCCTCAAGCCGGTGCTGGTGGACCTGAACCGCGACGGCGCCCCCGACCTGGCCTACAGTGCCTGGGACCGGGGCACCAACCTCATTTACTACATTCTGAACACCGCCCGGGCGGGCCAGCCGGTGGCCTTCAGCGCGGCCAACGCCGTCAGCTTAAAGCCTCAGGGCGCGGCTACCACCGGCGTGCTGCCGTACGCCAAAGGCGACATGCCCTGCTTCACCGATGTGGACAACGACGGCTTCGTTGACCTGCTCATCGGCACCAACGAAGTGCGGGAGCCGGGCATGGCCCTCCGCTACTTCCGAAACCGCGGCCAAGGGTCTTTAGACAATGCCTTTGTGCTGGTGGATAACGATTTCGGGCGCATTCGCGACGCCACCGGTGCCCGGCCGTTCAACCTCAACCCCACGGTGGCCGACTTCGACGGCGACGGCCAGCCCGACCTGCTCACGGCCGATGCCACCGGCCTGCTGCGCTTCTTTTCCAACTACCGCGCCCAGGCAGGCTTATTCTCGGAGCGCACCGATGTGCTTTACAATCCCCTCACCAGCCAATACGAGCCCACGCGGCTGGGCCAGGAAATTTACGCGCACTACGGCCTGGCGGCCGCTGACCTGAACGGCGACGGCGCGCCCGAACTCTTCGTCGGCACCGAAGCCGGCGGCATCCTCAGCTACGGCACCCGCAACCGCACCGTCACGGCCACCCAGCCCGCCGCAGCGCGTGCCTTGGCCTTGAGCATCTATCCAAACCCTGCCACGGCCACGGCCACCGTCGAGACGGCTACTGCCACGCGCGTCACGGTGCTCGACCTCACCGGCCGCGTGGTGCAAACCGTGGGTGCCGCCCAACGCCGTCACTCGTTGAATCTGGTTGGGCTGGCTCCTGGCGTGTACCTGGTGCGGGCCGAAGGAGCCGATGGGTCGGCTGCCGTGCAGCGCCTGCTGGTGCAGTAA